The genomic stretch TGGAGGAAATTGAACGATGGCAACCGAAATATCTGGTCATTGGTCCTGGCCCTTGCTCACCAACTGAAGCAGGTATCTCTATTCCTGCCATTCAGCATTTTGCTGGAAAAATCCCACTCCTTGGCGTCTGTCTCGGACATCAAAGTATCGGACAAGCCTTTGGTGGCGATATTGTGCGAGCAAAAACCGTGATGCATGGCCGTTTATCTGACATGCACCACAGTGACAAAGGAATTTTCAGTAACTTACCGTCACCCTTTTCAGCAACGCGTTATCACTCCTTAGTGATTGATCAAGCGACCTTGCCTGAATGTTTAGAGGTGACTTGCTGGACCAATGAAGCAGATGGCTCAATCGAAGAGATTATGGGTGTGAAACATAAGACATTGCCAATTGAAGGCGTGCAGTTCCACCCCGAATCAATCTTGAGTCAGCATGGCCATCAAATCTTCAAAAACTTTTTAGAAATTTACGCATAAGTGATTAAAATGAATATTCAACAAGCATTAAGCAATATTACCAAAAACATTCATTTGACTCAGGCTCAAATGGAAGACGTGATGCGAATCATCATGCAAGGTGAAGCCACACAAGCACAAATCGGTGCTTTAATGATGGGGCTACGACTAAAAGGTGAAAGCATTGACGAAATTACTGCTGCTGCACGGGTCATGCGTGAATTTGCCATCAAAATTGATGTCAGTGATTTACCACATTTAGTCGATATTGTCGGAACAGGTGGCGACGGTCAAAACCTGTTTAACGTTTCAACTGCAGCAAGTTTTGTGATTGCTGCGGCAGGTGCCACCATTGCCAAACATGGTAATCGTGGCGTCTCTTCAAAATCTGGCTCATCAGACTTACTTGAAAAAGCGGGTCTACAACTTGATTTAGATATGCAGCAAACTGAACGCTGTATTCGTGAAATGGGCATTGGTTTTTTATATGCCCCGAATCATCACAAAGCCATGAAATATGCAGTTGGCCCACGTAAAGAATTAGGTTTCCGTAGCATTTTCAACTTACTCGGCCCGCTTACGAATCCGGCTGGTGTAGAACGCTTGGTGATTGGTGTGTTTTCCAGTGAGCTGTGTCGCCCAATTGCTGAAGTATTAAAGCAGCTTGGTGCAAAACATGTGATGGTGGTGCATTCACAAGATGGCCTTGATGAAATTAGTTTAGCTGCAAAAACCTATGTGGCTGAGCTTAAAAATGATGAAGTCACCGAATGGATTATTCAGCCTGAAGATGTTGATATTGATTCACAAACCCTGAGTGGTCTTAGCGTTGATAGTGCAGATGAAAGCCTGGCTTTAATTCAAAACGCCTTGTCTAAAAACAAAACTGCGCACGGTGAAAAAGCCGCGAATATGATTGCTTTAAATGCGGGTGCTGGCATTTATGTCGCAGGTTTAACCAAAAACTATAAACAAGGTGTCGCTTTAGCACACGATATTATCTATGGCGGACAAGCTTTAGAAAAATTAAGTGTCTTGTCAGAATTTACCAAAGCGCTTAAACAGTACCCAGCATAAGGACAGCAGCATGATCAATATTCAAAATACGATTTTAGGTAAAATCATCGA from Acinetobacter pullicarnis encodes the following:
- a CDS encoding anthranilate synthase component II, translated to MLLMIDNYDSFTYNIVQYFGELNQEVKVIRNDAVTLEEIERWQPKYLVIGPGPCSPTEAGISIPAIQHFAGKIPLLGVCLGHQSIGQAFGGDIVRAKTVMHGRLSDMHHSDKGIFSNLPSPFSATRYHSLVIDQATLPECLEVTCWTNEADGSIEEIMGVKHKTLPIEGVQFHPESILSQHGHQIFKNFLEIYA
- the trpD gene encoding anthranilate phosphoribosyltransferase; translated protein: MNIQQALSNITKNIHLTQAQMEDVMRIIMQGEATQAQIGALMMGLRLKGESIDEITAAARVMREFAIKIDVSDLPHLVDIVGTGGDGQNLFNVSTAASFVIAAAGATIAKHGNRGVSSKSGSSDLLEKAGLQLDLDMQQTERCIREMGIGFLYAPNHHKAMKYAVGPRKELGFRSIFNLLGPLTNPAGVERLVIGVFSSELCRPIAEVLKQLGAKHVMVVHSQDGLDEISLAAKTYVAELKNDEVTEWIIQPEDVDIDSQTLSGLSVDSADESLALIQNALSKNKTAHGEKAANMIALNAGAGIYVAGLTKNYKQGVALAHDIIYGGQALEKLSVLSEFTKALKQYPA